In Actinomycetota bacterium, a single window of DNA contains:
- a CDS encoding PilT/PilU family type 4a pilus ATPase, producing the protein MAELSDYLRLLVEKRGSDLHLKVTQPPVLRVNGELTPSDFPKLTPQELERLAHEILPEKLVTELDATGGADFAHSVAGLGRFRVNVFRQRGTVSMVFRRVLPSPPQLDALQVPPVLKRLAEEPRGLVLVTGPTGSGKTTTCAAMINHINSVRACNIVTLEDPIEILHADKKALINQREVGTDTESFAMGLRHAMRQDPDVIFLGEMRDPETVWAALAASETGHFVLSTLHTVDAAETINRIIEFFPAHQQKQVRHSLGGALRGIVSQRLLPTKDGTTRIPAIEVLVMTGRIYDCIVDPEETRNLPDMIAEGDFYGMQTFDQALMKLYTEDRISLEDAMHAASNPHDFRVALRKAGIT; encoded by the coding sequence GCCGCCTGTCCTGCGGGTCAACGGCGAGCTGACCCCGTCCGATTTCCCGAAGCTCACGCCTCAGGAGCTCGAGCGGCTCGCCCACGAGATCCTCCCGGAGAAGCTCGTGACCGAGCTCGACGCGACCGGGGGCGCCGACTTCGCACACTCGGTCGCCGGCCTCGGTCGGTTCCGCGTCAACGTGTTCCGCCAGCGCGGCACGGTCAGCATGGTCTTCCGTCGCGTGCTCCCGTCGCCTCCGCAGCTCGACGCCCTCCAGGTCCCACCCGTGTTGAAGAGGCTCGCCGAGGAGCCGCGCGGTCTCGTGCTCGTGACGGGCCCGACCGGCTCGGGCAAGACGACGACCTGCGCCGCGATGATCAACCACATCAACTCGGTGAGGGCGTGCAACATCGTCACGCTCGAGGACCCGATCGAGATCCTGCACGCCGACAAGAAGGCCCTCATAAACCAGAGGGAGGTCGGCACCGACACGGAGTCGTTCGCGATGGGGCTCCGTCACGCGATGCGTCAGGATCCCGACGTCATCTTCCTGGGCGAGATGCGCGACCCCGAGACCGTCTGGGCCGCCCTGGCCGCCTCCGAGACGGGTCACTTCGTCCTCTCGACGCTGCACACGGTAGACGCGGCCGAGACGATCAACCGGATCATCGAGTTCTTCCCGGCGCACCAGCAGAAGCAGGTGCGCCACTCCCTGGGCGGGGCGCTGCGCGGGATCGTCTCACAGCGGCTGCTCCCGACGAAGGACGGGACGACGCGGATCCCGGCCATCGAGGTGCTGGTCATGACCGGACGGATCTACGACTGCATCGTGGACCCCGAGGAGACGCGCAACCTCCCGGACATGATCGCCGAGGGCGACTTCTACGGCATGCAGACGTTCGACCAGGCCCTGATGAAGCTGTACACGGAGGACCGGATCTCCCTCGAGGACGCCATGCACGCCGCCTCCAATCCCCACGACTTCCGCGTCGCCCTCCGCAAGGCCGGCATCACCTGA
- a CDS encoding CCA tRNA nucleotidyltransferase: MSAPLMPHLVEPGTLAARLGTAFSEAGHELWLVGGAVRDDLLGRPVDELDLATDARPSQVLDLLRPRAQEVWLQGMRFGTVGASIDGMRVEVTTYRQEWYTEDSRKPEVAFAPDITSDLSRRDFTVNAIAVRAPTGEVHDPFGGIQDLMRGLLRTPRSPEQAFSDDPLRMLRACRFASVLTEGPRSFFVSDEVVQATVAMADRLAIVSRERVRDELSKLLVGAKPSIGLEIMVATGLHQHVIAELGELAMEQDPIHRHKDVLRHTFAVVDKVPPDLVCRLGALLHDIGKPATRAFGPDGVTFHHHEVVGAQMAERILRDLRYPVSVIADVRQLVYLHLRFHTYAMGWTDSAVRRYVRDAGPLLQELNALVRADCTTRNKVKARKLQARMDELEERIADLAEREELSRIRPALDGYDVMALFDLRPSREVGDALDHLLERRLQDGPTDRWETYEELERWGRERGLVPARTAEEAAALADQTRPAPEEPQS; encoded by the coding sequence ATGTCCGCGCCCCTCATGCCTCATCTCGTCGAGCCCGGGACGCTCGCGGCCCGCCTCGGCACCGCGTTCTCCGAGGCCGGTCACGAGCTCTGGCTCGTCGGCGGGGCCGTCCGCGACGACCTGCTCGGACGTCCGGTCGACGAGCTGGATTTGGCCACGGACGCCCGCCCCAGCCAGGTGCTCGACCTCCTGCGACCGAGGGCTCAGGAGGTGTGGCTGCAGGGCATGAGGTTCGGCACGGTGGGGGCCTCGATCGACGGCATGCGGGTCGAGGTGACCACCTACCGTCAGGAGTGGTACACGGAGGACTCCCGCAAGCCGGAGGTCGCATTCGCCCCGGACATCACCTCGGACCTCTCGCGTCGCGACTTCACGGTGAACGCCATCGCCGTCCGGGCTCCCACGGGCGAGGTGCACGACCCGTTCGGCGGGATCCAGGACCTCATGCGGGGCCTCCTACGCACCCCCCGATCGCCCGAGCAGGCCTTCTCCGACGACCCGCTCCGCATGCTGCGGGCCTGCAGGTTCGCTTCGGTGCTGACCGAGGGGCCGCGGTCCTTCTTCGTGTCCGACGAGGTCGTCCAGGCGACGGTGGCGATGGCAGACCGGCTCGCCATCGTCTCCCGCGAACGGGTTCGCGACGAGCTGAGCAAGCTCCTCGTGGGAGCCAAGCCCTCGATCGGACTCGAGATCATGGTGGCCACGGGCCTGCACCAGCACGTGATCGCGGAGCTGGGCGAGCTCGCCATGGAGCAGGACCCGATCCACAGGCACAAGGACGTCCTCCGCCACACGTTCGCCGTGGTGGACAAGGTGCCGCCCGACCTCGTCTGCCGCCTCGGGGCACTGCTCCACGACATCGGGAAGCCGGCCACGCGCGCGTTCGGACCCGACGGCGTCACCTTCCACCACCACGAGGTGGTGGGAGCGCAGATGGCCGAGCGGATCCTGCGTGACCTGCGATACCCGGTTTCCGTGATCGCCGACGTGCGCCAGCTCGTCTACCTGCACCTGCGGTTCCACACCTACGCGATGGGCTGGACGGACTCCGCCGTCCGCCGCTACGTGAGGGACGCCGGCCCGCTCCTCCAGGAGCTGAACGCCCTCGTCCGGGCGGACTGCACGACGCGGAACAAGGTCAAGGCCAGGAAGCTCCAGGCGCGGATGGACGAGCTCGAGGAGAGGATCGCCGACCTGGCCGAGCGCGAGGAGCTGTCCCGGATCCGGCCCGCGCTGGACGGCTACGACGTCATGGCCCTCTTCGACCTGCGTCCGTCCCGTGAGGTCGGCGACGCGCTCGACCACCTCCTCGAACGGCGCCTGCAGGACG